One stretch of Priestia megaterium DNA includes these proteins:
- a CDS encoding DUF2294 domain-containing protein has protein sequence MSKTIHEFNDIIRKLRKDLFGKGPERIHTVFVENMAVSTLYGNLTPTETFIASTAEGCDMVHLARTKMIQDVYASNPPEGLEELVGAKLVNLFSDMKIKENIAVSVFVFDKNII, from the coding sequence ATGTCAAAAACTATTCATGAATTTAATGATATTATTCGGAAGCTTCGAAAAGATTTATTTGGAAAAGGACCGGAAAGAATACATACGGTTTTTGTTGAAAATATGGCTGTCTCAACACTGTATGGAAATTTAACTCCGACAGAAACATTTATTGCAAGCACTGCTGAAGGATGTGACATGGTTCATCTAGCTCGAACAAAAATGATCCAAGATGTATATGCATCGAATCCGCCGGAAGGGCTAGAAGAATTGGTAGGGGCAAAGTTGGTTAATTTATTTTCAGATATGAAAATAAAAGAAAATATAGCGGTTTCCGTATTCGTTTTTGATAAAAACATTATTTAA